In a single window of the Elaeis guineensis isolate ETL-2024a chromosome 4, EG11, whole genome shotgun sequence genome:
- the LOC140857325 gene encoding disease resistance protein RPM1-like produces MCRMHDIVRELTQKISEQEYFCMMYSGEETESIGKARRLSVQKGIKDSDPHRGMSNIRSLLVFDMSSFSLKSWISRSTSFRLLRVLDLEGVPIERVPEEVTILFNLHYLGLRRTLVKELPRSLGRLRNLQILDLNYSKIEKLPNGITQLKNLRHLFAWSIHDLAYAEQASNPGVKAPEGIWNLKNLQALKSVEADEDMVRHIGNLTQLRTLRITKVRGMHSVELCSSISKMSHLVNLDITTSNEGEAPQLEALNPPSFLYQKLELRGQLEHGVLPHWFSSLAGLRQLGLSYSRLKEDPLPCLHGLPNLAILGLYNAYDGQELRFHAGGFPKLKFLILGGSNQLDSVSMDEGALPSLSELLLLRCTGTKLLPQGIEHIKSLQVLYLMAMPLEFVDRMRGNMEERQKMEDHDFAGFVIFSEH; encoded by the exons ATGTGCAGAATGCATGATATTGTGAGAGAGTTAACTCAGAAAATATCCGAACAAGAATACTTCTGCATGATGTACAGTGGTGAAGAAACTGAATCGATTGGCAAAGCTCGCCGCTTATCAGTTCAAAAGGGCATCAAAGATTCGGATCCACACAGAGGTATGTCAAATATTCGCTCTTTGTTGGTGTTTGACATGAGTAGTTTCTCTTTGAAGTCATGGATTTCAAGGTCAACTAGCTTTCGACTTCTGCGGGTTTTGGATCTAGAAGGCGTTCCTATTGAGAGGGTTCCAGAAGAAGTGACCATTTTATTCAACTTGCATTACCTGGGTTTAAGGAgaaccttggtgaaggagcttCCTAGATCCTTGGGTAGGCTGAGAAACCTACAAATCTTAGATCTTAACTATAGTAAAATTGAGAAGCTACCTAATGGGATAACTCAACTCAAGAATCTGCGGCATTTGTTCGCATGGAGCATCCATGATCTAGCATATGCCGAGCAGGCTAGTAATCCTGGTGTTAAAGCACCTGAAGGGATATGGAATTTGAAGAACTTGCAGGCTCTGAAGTCGGTTGAAGCAGATGAAGACATGGTTCGACACATAGGTAATTTGACACAACTGAGAACCTTGAGAATAACCAAAGTAAGAGGCATGCATTCAGTGGAGCTGTGTTCCTCCATATCAAAGATGAGCCACCTGGTCAACCTGGACATTACAACCAGCAACGAAGGAGAGGCACCGCAGCTGGAAGCTCTAAATCCGCCTTCGTTCCTCTATCAGAAGCTGGAGCTACGAGGGCAGCTAGAACACGGGGTGCTTCCTCACTGGTTCAGTTCTCTGGCAGGCCTTCGGCAATTGGGATTGTCTTATTCTAGGTTGAAAGAAGACCCGCTACCGTGCCTGCATGGGCTGCCTAACTTGGCTATTCTAGGCTTGTACAATGCCTATGATGGGCAGGAGTTGCGCTTCCATGCAGGAGGGTTCCCTAAACTCAAATTCCTCATATTGGGTGGTTCGAACCAGCTCGATTCAGTAAGCATGGATGAAGGGGCATTGCCAAGCCTGTCTGAGTTGTTGCTGCTGCGCTGCACAGGGACGAAGCTGCTACCTCAGGGCATTGAACATATAAAAAGCCTCCAAGTTTTGTACTTGATGGCGATGCCGCTGGAATTCGTTGACAGAATGCGTGGGAACATGGAGGAGAGACAGAAG ATGGAAG ATCACGATTTCGCGGGATTTGTTATATTTTCCGAACATTAA